A window of the Eubalaena glacialis isolate mEubGla1 chromosome 9, mEubGla1.1.hap2.+ XY, whole genome shotgun sequence genome harbors these coding sequences:
- the PRPF4 gene encoding U4/U6 small nuclear ribonucleoprotein Prp4 isoform X4 produces the protein MLSFVFVRSGLCKLWSVPDCNLLHTLRGHNTNVGAIVFHPKSTVSLDQKDVNLASCAADGSVKLWSLDSDEPVADIEGHTVRVARVMWHPSGRFLGTTCYDRSWRLWDLEAQEEILHQEGHSMGVYDIAFHQDGSLAGTGGLDAFGRVWDLRTGRCIMFLEGHLKEIYGINFSPNGYHVATGSGDNTCKVWDLRQRRCVYTIPAHQNLVTGVKFEPIHGNFLLTGAYDNTAKIWTHPGWSPLKTLAGHEGKVMGLDISSNGQLIATCSYDRTFKLWMAE, from the exons ATGCTTTCCTTTGTGTTTGTTAGGAGTGGGCTTTGCAAGCTCTGGTCTGTTCCTGATTGCAACCTCCTCCATACTCTTCGAG GCCATAACACAAATGTGGGAGCAATTGTATTCCATCCAAAATCCACTGTCTCCTTGGACCAAAAAGATGTCAATCTGGCCTCTTGTGCTGCTGATGGTTCTGTGAAGCTTTGGAGCCTTGACAG TGATGAGCCAGTGGCAGATATTGAAGGCCATACAGTGCGTGTGGCCCGTGTAATGTGGCATCCATCAGGACGTTTCTTAGGTACCACCTG cTATGACCGTTCATGGCGCTTATGGGATTTGGAGGCTCAAGAGGAAATCCTGCATCAGGAAGGCCACAGCATGGGTGTGTATGACATTGCCTTCCATCAAGATGGCTCTTTGGCTGGCACTGG GGGACTGGATGCATTTGGTCGAGTTTGGGACCTGCGTACAGGACGTTGCATCATGTTCCTAGAAGGTCACCTGAAGGAAATCTATGGAATAAATTTCTCCCCCAATGG TTACCACGTTGCAACTGGCAGTGGTGACAACACCTGCAAAGTGTGGGACCTTCGACAGCGGCGTTGTGTCTATACcattcctgcccaccagaacttAGTGACTGGTGTCAAGTTTGAGC CTATCCATGGGAATTTCTTGCTTACTGGTGCCTATGATAACACAGCCAAGATCTGGACCCACCCAGGCTGGTCGCCACTGAAGACTCTGGCTGGCCACGAAGGCAAAGTGATGGGCCTAGACATTTCTTCCAATGGGCAGCTCATAGCCACTTGCTCATATGACAGGACCTTCAAGCTCTGGATGGCTGAATAG
- the CDC26 gene encoding anaphase-promoting complex subunit CDC26 isoform X1, giving the protein MTYPFRTYLDPEDNPVNCVGFIMLRRKPTRLELKLDDIEEFESIRKDLETRKKQKEDVDVVGGSDGEGAIGLGSDPKGREQMINDRIGYKPQPKPNNRSSQFGSFEF; this is encoded by the exons atgaccTATCCATTTAGGACCTATTTAGACCCTGAGGATAACCCTGTGAATTG TGTTGGTTTCATTATGCTGAGACGAAAACCAACCCGTCTGGAGCTGAAGCTTGATGACATTGAGGAGTTTGAAAGCATTCGAAAGGACCTGGAG ACCCgtaagaaacaaaaggaagatgTGGATGTTGTAGGAGGCAGTGATGGAGAAGGTGCCATTGGGCTCggcagtgaccccaagggcagggAACAAATGATTAATGATCGAATTGGTTATAAACCCCAACCCAAGCCCAACAATCGTTCATCTCAATTTggaagttttgaattttag
- the PRPF4 gene encoding U4/U6 small nuclear ribonucleoprotein Prp4 isoform X3 codes for MASSRASSAATKTKASDDLVAPVVKKPHIYYGSLEEKERERLAKGESGILGKEGLKAGIEAGNINITSGEVFEIEEHISERQAEVLAEFERRKRARQINVSTDDSEVKACLRALGEPITLFGEGPAERRERLRNILSVVGTDALKKTKKDDEKSKKSKEEYQQTWYHEGPNSLKVARLWIANYSLPRAVKRLEEARLHKEIPETTRTSQMQELHKSLRSLNNFCSQIGDDRPISYCHFSPNSKMLATACWSGLCKLWSVPDCNLLHTLRGHNTNVGAIVFHPKSTVSLDQKDVNLASCAADGSVKLWSLDSDEPVADIEGHTVRVARVMWHPSGRFLGTTCYDRSWRLWDLEAQEEILHQEGHSMGVYDIAFHQDGSLAGTGGLDAFGRVWDLRTGRCIMFLEGHLKEIYGINFSPNGYHVATGSGDNTCKVWDLRQRRCVYTIPAHQNLVTGVKFEPIHGNFLLTGAYDNTAKIWTHPGWSPLKTLAGHEGKVMGLDISSNGQLIATCSYDRTFKLWMAE; via the exons ATGGCTTCCTCACGAGCCTCCTCCGCG GCAACCAAAACTAAGGCATCTGATGACTTAGTCGCTCCTGTTGTGAAGAAACCACACATCTATTATGGAAGTttggaagagaaggagagggagcgCCTGGCCAAAGGAGAATCTGGGATTTTGGGAAAAGAAGGACTTAAAGCAGGAATTGAAGCAGGGAACATTAACATAACCTCTG GAGAAGTGTTTGAAATTGAAGAGCACATCAGTGAGCGACAGGCCGAAGTGTTAGCTGAGTTTGAGAGGAGGAAGCGAGCCCGGCAAATCAATGTTTCCACAGATGACTCAGAGGTCAAGGCTTGCCTTAGGGCCTTGGGGGAACCCATCACACTTTTTGGAGAGGGTCCtgctgaaagaagagaaag GTTAAGAAATATCCTTTCAGTGGTCGGTACTGATGCcttaaaaaagaccaaaaaagatGATGAGAAATCAAAGAAGTCCAAAGAAGAG TATCAGCAAACCTGGTACCATGAAGGACCAAACAGCCTGAAGGTTGCTAGACTGTGGATTGCTAATTATTCACTGCCCAG GGCAGTGAAACGCTTGGAAGAGGCCCGTCTTCATAAAGAGATTCCTGAGACAACGAGAACCTCCCAGATGCAAGAGCTGCACAAATCTCTCCGG tctttgaaTAATTTCTGCAGTCAGATTGGGGATGATCGGCCTATCTCCTACTGTCACTTTAGTCCCAATTCCAAAATGCTGGCCACAGCTTGTTG GAGTGGGCTTTGCAAGCTCTGGTCTGTTCCTGATTGCAACCTCCTCCATACTCTTCGAG GCCATAACACAAATGTGGGAGCAATTGTATTCCATCCAAAATCCACTGTCTCCTTGGACCAAAAAGATGTCAATCTGGCCTCTTGTGCTGCTGATGGTTCTGTGAAGCTTTGGAGCCTTGACAG TGATGAGCCAGTGGCAGATATTGAAGGCCATACAGTGCGTGTGGCCCGTGTAATGTGGCATCCATCAGGACGTTTCTTAGGTACCACCTG cTATGACCGTTCATGGCGCTTATGGGATTTGGAGGCTCAAGAGGAAATCCTGCATCAGGAAGGCCACAGCATGGGTGTGTATGACATTGCCTTCCATCAAGATGGCTCTTTGGCTGGCACTGG GGGACTGGATGCATTTGGTCGAGTTTGGGACCTGCGTACAGGACGTTGCATCATGTTCCTAGAAGGTCACCTGAAGGAAATCTATGGAATAAATTTCTCCCCCAATGG TTACCACGTTGCAACTGGCAGTGGTGACAACACCTGCAAAGTGTGGGACCTTCGACAGCGGCGTTGTGTCTATACcattcctgcccaccagaacttAGTGACTGGTGTCAAGTTTGAGC CTATCCATGGGAATTTCTTGCTTACTGGTGCCTATGATAACACAGCCAAGATCTGGACCCACCCAGGCTGGTCGCCACTGAAGACTCTGGCTGGCCACGAAGGCAAAGTGATGGGCCTAGACATTTCTTCCAATGGGCAGCTCATAGCCACTTGCTCATATGACAGGACCTTCAAGCTCTGGATGGCTGAATAG
- the PRPF4 gene encoding U4/U6 small nuclear ribonucleoprotein Prp4 isoform X2, whose translation MASSRASSAQATKTKASDDLVAPVVKKPHIYYGSLEEKERERLAKGESGILGKEGLKAGIEAGNINITSGEVFEIEEHISERQAEVLAEFERRKRARQINVSTDDSEVKACLRALGEPITLFGEGPAERRERLRNILSVVGTDALKKTKKDDEKSKKSKEEYQQTWYHEGPNSLKVARLWIANYSLPRAVKRLEEARLHKEIPETTRTSQMQELHKSLRSLNNFCSQIGDDRPISYCHFSPNSKMLATACWSGLCKLWSVPDCNLLHTLRGHNTNVGAIVFHPKSTVSLDQKDVNLASCAADGSVKLWSLDSDEPVADIEGHTVRVARVMWHPSGRFLGTTCYDRSWRLWDLEAQEEILHQEGHSMGVYDIAFHQDGSLAGTGGLDAFGRVWDLRTGRCIMFLEGHLKEIYGINFSPNGYHVATGSGDNTCKVWDLRQRRCVYTIPAHQNLVTGVKFEPIHGNFLLTGAYDNTAKIWTHPGWSPLKTLAGHEGKVMGLDISSNGQLIATCSYDRTFKLWMAE comes from the exons ATGGCTTCCTCACGAGCCTCCTCCGCG CAGGCAACCAAAACTAAGGCATCTGATGACTTAGTCGCTCCTGTTGTGAAGAAACCACACATCTATTATGGAAGTttggaagagaaggagagggagcgCCTGGCCAAAGGAGAATCTGGGATTTTGGGAAAAGAAGGACTTAAAGCAGGAATTGAAGCAGGGAACATTAACATAACCTCTG GAGAAGTGTTTGAAATTGAAGAGCACATCAGTGAGCGACAGGCCGAAGTGTTAGCTGAGTTTGAGAGGAGGAAGCGAGCCCGGCAAATCAATGTTTCCACAGATGACTCAGAGGTCAAGGCTTGCCTTAGGGCCTTGGGGGAACCCATCACACTTTTTGGAGAGGGTCCtgctgaaagaagagaaag GTTAAGAAATATCCTTTCAGTGGTCGGTACTGATGCcttaaaaaagaccaaaaaagatGATGAGAAATCAAAGAAGTCCAAAGAAGAG TATCAGCAAACCTGGTACCATGAAGGACCAAACAGCCTGAAGGTTGCTAGACTGTGGATTGCTAATTATTCACTGCCCAG GGCAGTGAAACGCTTGGAAGAGGCCCGTCTTCATAAAGAGATTCCTGAGACAACGAGAACCTCCCAGATGCAAGAGCTGCACAAATCTCTCCGG tctttgaaTAATTTCTGCAGTCAGATTGGGGATGATCGGCCTATCTCCTACTGTCACTTTAGTCCCAATTCCAAAATGCTGGCCACAGCTTGTTG GAGTGGGCTTTGCAAGCTCTGGTCTGTTCCTGATTGCAACCTCCTCCATACTCTTCGAG GCCATAACACAAATGTGGGAGCAATTGTATTCCATCCAAAATCCACTGTCTCCTTGGACCAAAAAGATGTCAATCTGGCCTCTTGTGCTGCTGATGGTTCTGTGAAGCTTTGGAGCCTTGACAG TGATGAGCCAGTGGCAGATATTGAAGGCCATACAGTGCGTGTGGCCCGTGTAATGTGGCATCCATCAGGACGTTTCTTAGGTACCACCTG cTATGACCGTTCATGGCGCTTATGGGATTTGGAGGCTCAAGAGGAAATCCTGCATCAGGAAGGCCACAGCATGGGTGTGTATGACATTGCCTTCCATCAAGATGGCTCTTTGGCTGGCACTGG GGGACTGGATGCATTTGGTCGAGTTTGGGACCTGCGTACAGGACGTTGCATCATGTTCCTAGAAGGTCACCTGAAGGAAATCTATGGAATAAATTTCTCCCCCAATGG TTACCACGTTGCAACTGGCAGTGGTGACAACACCTGCAAAGTGTGGGACCTTCGACAGCGGCGTTGTGTCTATACcattcctgcccaccagaacttAGTGACTGGTGTCAAGTTTGAGC CTATCCATGGGAATTTCTTGCTTACTGGTGCCTATGATAACACAGCCAAGATCTGGACCCACCCAGGCTGGTCGCCACTGAAGACTCTGGCTGGCCACGAAGGCAAAGTGATGGGCCTAGACATTTCTTCCAATGGGCAGCTCATAGCCACTTGCTCATATGACAGGACCTTCAAGCTCTGGATGGCTGAATAG
- the PRPF4 gene encoding U4/U6 small nuclear ribonucleoprotein Prp4 isoform X1: protein MASSRASSAVQATKTKASDDLVAPVVKKPHIYYGSLEEKERERLAKGESGILGKEGLKAGIEAGNINITSGEVFEIEEHISERQAEVLAEFERRKRARQINVSTDDSEVKACLRALGEPITLFGEGPAERRERLRNILSVVGTDALKKTKKDDEKSKKSKEEYQQTWYHEGPNSLKVARLWIANYSLPRAVKRLEEARLHKEIPETTRTSQMQELHKSLRSLNNFCSQIGDDRPISYCHFSPNSKMLATACWSGLCKLWSVPDCNLLHTLRGHNTNVGAIVFHPKSTVSLDQKDVNLASCAADGSVKLWSLDSDEPVADIEGHTVRVARVMWHPSGRFLGTTCYDRSWRLWDLEAQEEILHQEGHSMGVYDIAFHQDGSLAGTGGLDAFGRVWDLRTGRCIMFLEGHLKEIYGINFSPNGYHVATGSGDNTCKVWDLRQRRCVYTIPAHQNLVTGVKFEPIHGNFLLTGAYDNTAKIWTHPGWSPLKTLAGHEGKVMGLDISSNGQLIATCSYDRTFKLWMAE from the exons ATGGCTTCCTCACGAGCCTCCTCCGCGGTACAG GCAACCAAAACTAAGGCATCTGATGACTTAGTCGCTCCTGTTGTGAAGAAACCACACATCTATTATGGAAGTttggaagagaaggagagggagcgCCTGGCCAAAGGAGAATCTGGGATTTTGGGAAAAGAAGGACTTAAAGCAGGAATTGAAGCAGGGAACATTAACATAACCTCTG GAGAAGTGTTTGAAATTGAAGAGCACATCAGTGAGCGACAGGCCGAAGTGTTAGCTGAGTTTGAGAGGAGGAAGCGAGCCCGGCAAATCAATGTTTCCACAGATGACTCAGAGGTCAAGGCTTGCCTTAGGGCCTTGGGGGAACCCATCACACTTTTTGGAGAGGGTCCtgctgaaagaagagaaag GTTAAGAAATATCCTTTCAGTGGTCGGTACTGATGCcttaaaaaagaccaaaaaagatGATGAGAAATCAAAGAAGTCCAAAGAAGAG TATCAGCAAACCTGGTACCATGAAGGACCAAACAGCCTGAAGGTTGCTAGACTGTGGATTGCTAATTATTCACTGCCCAG GGCAGTGAAACGCTTGGAAGAGGCCCGTCTTCATAAAGAGATTCCTGAGACAACGAGAACCTCCCAGATGCAAGAGCTGCACAAATCTCTCCGG tctttgaaTAATTTCTGCAGTCAGATTGGGGATGATCGGCCTATCTCCTACTGTCACTTTAGTCCCAATTCCAAAATGCTGGCCACAGCTTGTTG GAGTGGGCTTTGCAAGCTCTGGTCTGTTCCTGATTGCAACCTCCTCCATACTCTTCGAG GCCATAACACAAATGTGGGAGCAATTGTATTCCATCCAAAATCCACTGTCTCCTTGGACCAAAAAGATGTCAATCTGGCCTCTTGTGCTGCTGATGGTTCTGTGAAGCTTTGGAGCCTTGACAG TGATGAGCCAGTGGCAGATATTGAAGGCCATACAGTGCGTGTGGCCCGTGTAATGTGGCATCCATCAGGACGTTTCTTAGGTACCACCTG cTATGACCGTTCATGGCGCTTATGGGATTTGGAGGCTCAAGAGGAAATCCTGCATCAGGAAGGCCACAGCATGGGTGTGTATGACATTGCCTTCCATCAAGATGGCTCTTTGGCTGGCACTGG GGGACTGGATGCATTTGGTCGAGTTTGGGACCTGCGTACAGGACGTTGCATCATGTTCCTAGAAGGTCACCTGAAGGAAATCTATGGAATAAATTTCTCCCCCAATGG TTACCACGTTGCAACTGGCAGTGGTGACAACACCTGCAAAGTGTGGGACCTTCGACAGCGGCGTTGTGTCTATACcattcctgcccaccagaacttAGTGACTGGTGTCAAGTTTGAGC CTATCCATGGGAATTTCTTGCTTACTGGTGCCTATGATAACACAGCCAAGATCTGGACCCACCCAGGCTGGTCGCCACTGAAGACTCTGGCTGGCCACGAAGGCAAAGTGATGGGCCTAGACATTTCTTCCAATGGGCAGCTCATAGCCACTTGCTCATATGACAGGACCTTCAAGCTCTGGATGGCTGAATAG
- the CDC26 gene encoding anaphase-promoting complex subunit CDC26 isoform X2, whose protein sequence is MLRRKPTRLELKLDDIEEFESIRKDLETRKKQKEDVDVVGGSDGEGAIGLGSDPKGREQMINDRIGYKPQPKPNNRSSQFGSFEF, encoded by the exons ATGCTGAGACGAAAACCAACCCGTCTGGAGCTGAAGCTTGATGACATTGAGGAGTTTGAAAGCATTCGAAAGGACCTGGAG ACCCgtaagaaacaaaaggaagatgTGGATGTTGTAGGAGGCAGTGATGGAGAAGGTGCCATTGGGCTCggcagtgaccccaagggcagggAACAAATGATTAATGATCGAATTGGTTATAAACCCCAACCCAAGCCCAACAATCGTTCATCTCAATTTggaagttttgaattttag